The following coding sequences are from one Thamnophis elegans isolate rThaEle1 chromosome 5, rThaEle1.pri, whole genome shotgun sequence window:
- the NRAS gene encoding GTPase NRas isoform X1, with product MTSSLCYVGRAFQRPRSLEVKFLRKAMTEYKLVVVGAGGVGKSALTIQLIQNHFVDEYDPTIEDSYRKQVVIDGETCLLDILDTAGQEEYSAMRDQYMRTGEGFLCVFAINNSKSFADINLYREQIKRVKDSEDVPMVLVGNKCDLPTRTVDTKQAHEVAKSYGIPFIETSAKTRQGVEDAFYTLVREIRQYRMKRLNSNEDGNQGCMGLSCLVM from the exons ATGACGTCATCGCTGTGCTACGTCGGAAGGGCGTTCCAGCGACCGCGAAGCCTGGAAGTGAA GTTCCTGAGGAAGGCAATGACTGAGTACAAACTGGTGGTAGTAGGAGCTGGGGGTGTTGGGAAAAGTGCCCTGACCATCCAGCTTATTCAGAATCACTTCGTAGATGAATATGATCCTACTATTGAG GATTCTTACCGCAAACAAGTTGTTATTGATGGAGAGACTTGTTTGCTAGACATCCTGGAtacagcaggacaggaagaataTAGTGCCATGAGGGACCAATATATGAGAACTGGGGAAGGCTTTCTTTGTGTGTTTGCCATTAACAACAGCAAATCATTTGCAGATATAAATCTTTACAG AGAGCAAATTAAAAGAGTGAAAGATTCAGAAGATGTACCAATGGTATTAGTGGGAAACAAATGTGATTTACCAACAAGAACAGTAGACACCAAACAGGCTCACGAAGTAGCAAAGAGCTATGGCATTCCATTCATTGAGACATCTGCCAAAACAAGACAG GGTGTTGAAGATGCTTTTTATACATTGGTTAGAGAAATCCGTCAGTATCGAATGAAAAGGCTCAACAGTAATGAAGATGGGAATCAAGGCTGCATGGGGTTGTCATGTCTTGTGATGTGA
- the NRAS gene encoding GTPase NRas isoform X2, with protein sequence MTEYKLVVVGAGGVGKSALTIQLIQNHFVDEYDPTIEDSYRKQVVIDGETCLLDILDTAGQEEYSAMRDQYMRTGEGFLCVFAINNSKSFADINLYREQIKRVKDSEDVPMVLVGNKCDLPTRTVDTKQAHEVAKSYGIPFIETSAKTRQGVEDAFYTLVREIRQYRMKRLNSNEDGNQGCMGLSCLVM encoded by the exons ATGACTGAGTACAAACTGGTGGTAGTAGGAGCTGGGGGTGTTGGGAAAAGTGCCCTGACCATCCAGCTTATTCAGAATCACTTCGTAGATGAATATGATCCTACTATTGAG GATTCTTACCGCAAACAAGTTGTTATTGATGGAGAGACTTGTTTGCTAGACATCCTGGAtacagcaggacaggaagaataTAGTGCCATGAGGGACCAATATATGAGAACTGGGGAAGGCTTTCTTTGTGTGTTTGCCATTAACAACAGCAAATCATTTGCAGATATAAATCTTTACAG AGAGCAAATTAAAAGAGTGAAAGATTCAGAAGATGTACCAATGGTATTAGTGGGAAACAAATGTGATTTACCAACAAGAACAGTAGACACCAAACAGGCTCACGAAGTAGCAAAGAGCTATGGCATTCCATTCATTGAGACATCTGCCAAAACAAGACAG GGTGTTGAAGATGCTTTTTATACATTGGTTAGAGAAATCCGTCAGTATCGAATGAAAAGGCTCAACAGTAATGAAGATGGGAATCAAGGCTGCATGGGGTTGTCATGTCTTGTGATGTGA
- the AMPD1 gene encoding LOW QUALITY PROTEIN: AMP deaminase 1 (The sequence of the model RefSeq protein was modified relative to this genomic sequence to represent the inferred CDS: inserted 6 bases in 5 codons; deleted 3 bases in 2 codons; substituted 5 bases at 5 genomic stop codons) — MRSFAEMVFASEVKDEGERHEISPFDVADICPISHHEMQDHMIKQENTSVSDKEXVLAISSEKLLRLKTIALVVPMLHLFNKLSTLDEVISTTAMYEDVPKFQRVQITGDYAAGVSVEDFELVCQGLYRAVCIREKNMMKSYQRFPKTPXQFLRTIENEVWKPNEEMWPALWRSDNLPENXLPYRNEEGVVYVYADKKCCARGEPWTCPSYLEVFVDDMNFLLALIAKGPVKTYTHRRLRFLSLQVNVHEMLNEMEELKELKNNPHRDFYNCRKVDTHIHAAACMNQKHLLRFIKKSYRIDAERXVYKSKDETLTLRQLFEKLNLHPSDLTGDSLDVHAGRQTFHTLXXVQCQYNPVGASELRDLYLKTEKSXRGEYFATIIRLDIGSDLEDANYQYAEPRLSIYGCSPKNGPNXPKWFTKHRVYSPNMRWMIQVPRIYCLLVIANSQDAKETLDPNGQRTFYQNFGKMLENIFLPVFQATINPQDNKELSVFLRYVTGFDSVDDESKHSGHMFSTKSPKPEEWNHEKNPSYTYYXYYMYANILVLNHLRRKRGMNTFLFRPHCGEAGSLTHLLAAFMTADNISHGLNLMKSPVLQYLYFLTQIPIAMSPLSNNSLFLEYAKNPLLDFHQKGLMVSLSTDDPMQFHYTKEPLMEEYAIAAQVFKLSTCDMCEIARNSVLQCGLSHEEKLHILGKXYHEDGPQGNNISKTNVAQIRMAYRYETLCYELDLMAEGLKSPD; from the exons ATGCGCTCCTTTGCAGAGATGGTCTTTGCCTCAGAGGTGAAGGATGAAGGAGAACGCCATGAAATCTCTCCTTTTGATGTGGCAGATATCTGTCCCATCTCACATCACGAAATGCAAGACCACATGATCAAGCAGGAGAACACAAGTGTTTCTGATAAAGAGTGAGTATTGGCCATCTCTTCTGAAA AGCTTTTGCGGCTGAAAACCATTGCATTGGTTGTTCCTATGCTGCACCTCTTCAACAAACTGTCCACTTTAGATGAGGTCATCTCTACTACTGCTATGTATGAAGATGTACCCAAATTTCAGCGTGTGCAGATCACAGGGGATTATGCTGCAGGG GTATCTGTGGAGGACTTTGAATTAGTCTGCCAGGGTCTGTATCGTGCCGTATGCATCCGAGAAAAGAATATGATGAAATCTTATCAGCGATTCCCTAAGACTC TCCAGTTCTTACGCACAATTGAAAATGAAGTATGGAAGCCCAATGAAGAGATGTGGCCAG CTCTTTGGCGATCTGATAATCTTCCCGAGAACTGACTACCATACAGAAATGAGGAAGGGGTGGTATATGTCTATGCTGACAAAAAATGCTGC GCCAGGGGTGAGCCATGGACCTGTCCTTCCTACCTGGAGGTCTTTGTTGATGACATGAACTTCCTACTTGCCCTTATAGCAAAGGGGCCTGT taaaACCTATACCCACCGAAGACTTCGTTTCCTCTCCCTCCAAGTCAATGTACATGAGATGTTAAATGAGATGGAAGAATTGAAGGAGCTGAAAAACAATCCCCATCGGGACTTCTATAATTGTCGGAAG GTAGATACACATATCCATGCTGCAGCTTGCATGAATCAAAAGCATCTATTACGATTTATTAAGAAGTCATACCGGATAGATGCTGAAA TGGTATACAAATCCAAGGATGAAACACTGACACTGAGGCAGCTCTTTGAGAAGCTCAATCTTCACCCCTCTGATCTGACTGGTGATTCACTTGATGTGCATGCA GGCCGCCAGACCTTCCACACGCTTTGATAAGTTCAATGCCAGTATAACCCCGTAGGGGCTAGTGAATTGCGT GATCTCTACCTGAAGACTGAAAAGTC TCGTGGCGAGTATTTTGCTACCATCATTAGGTTAGATA TTGGCTCTGATCTAGAGGATGCCAACTACCAATATGCAGAACCACGACTTTCCATCTATGGATGCTCACCAAAGAATGGCCCAAATTAGCCTAAATGGTTCACCAAACATCGTGTATATTCGCCCAATATGAGATGGATGATCCAGGTACCCAGAATTTA CTGCTTGCTGGTTATTGCCAATTCTCAGGATGCCAAGGAAACTCTAGATCCCAAT GGGCAAAGAACTTTCTACCAAAACTTTGGGAAGATGCTGGAGAACATTTTCCTGCCTGTGTTTCAAGCAACAATCAATCCCCAAGACAATAAGGAACTGAGCGTTTTCCTACGTTAT GTTACAGGTTTTGATAGTGTAGATGATGAGTCCAAACATAGTGGGCACATGTTTTCTACCAAGAGTCCCAAGCCTGAGGAGTGGAACCATGAAAAGAATCCATCCTATacatatt tgtattatatgtaTGCCAACATTCTGGTGCTGAATCATCTTCGACG GAAGCGTGGTATGAATACCTTCCTATTCCGTCCCCACTGTGGAGAAGCTGGTTCTCTTACCCACCTCCTGGCTGCCTTCATGACTGCAGATAATATTTCTCATGGCTTGAACCTGATGAAG AGTCCTGTGCTGCAGTATCTCTACTTCTTAACCCAAATCCCAATTGCCATGTCCCCACTCAGCAACAACAGTCTCTTCCTAGAGTATGCCAAAAACCCACTTCTTGATTTCCATCAGAAGGGACTGATGGTATCTCTCTCCACTGATGACCCCATGCAATTCCACTACACCAAG GAGCCTCTGATGGAAGAATATGCAATTGCTGCTCAAGTCTTCAAGCTGAGCACCTGTGATATGTGTGAGATTGCACGCAACAGTGTCCTGCAGTGTGGCCTATCTCATGAG GAAAAGCTTCATATTTTGGGCA ACTATCATGAAGATGGGCCACAGGGTAATAACATCTCCAAGACCAATGTGGCGCAGATCCGGATGGCCTACCGCTATGAAACATTGTGCTATGAGCTTGATCTTATGGCTGAGGGGCTGAAATCACCTGACTAA